A stretch of the Planktothricoides raciborskii GIHE-MW2 genome encodes the following:
- a CDS encoding DUF928 domain-containing protein, whose product MAFSLPASAQTKSHLDLPAETASNEQFLSVIFEPPTDDRADDSRGGASRTAVKCRDDIASATLPEQIREIPLTALMPENNRGLTIASHPSFFVYIPTTSARQIYFSLKDANNRGIYQATLPISGNAGVVQISLPQEQNPLEIGQTYQWSVGLMCQRTQTDMPWVTGKIERIQLEANLASQLSPTPSLQQAVLYGQSGLWYDLLTTLFQLNKSAGLDNLSATDSNLLNQNWSNLLGSVGLSAIAHETLLEQP is encoded by the coding sequence ATGGCATTTTCCTTGCCCGCATCAGCCCAAACAAAAAGCCACCTGGATTTACCAGCGGAAACGGCTTCAAATGAACAATTTTTGTCAGTCATTTTTGAACCCCCCACCGATGATAGAGCCGACGATTCCAGGGGTGGCGCTTCGAGGACGGCGGTTAAATGTCGGGACGATATTGCATCCGCAACGCTTCCCGAACAAATCCGTGAAATTCCCTTAACTGCTTTGATGCCGGAAAATAATCGCGGGTTAACAATCGCCTCTCATCCCAGTTTTTTTGTCTATATTCCCACCACTTCCGCTCGGCAAATTTATTTTAGTTTAAAAGACGCAAATAATCGCGGAATTTATCAGGCAACGTTGCCCATTTCCGGGAATGCAGGAGTGGTGCAAATCTCACTACCCCAAGAGCAAAATCCTTTAGAAATTGGTCAAACTTATCAGTGGTCAGTGGGGTTAATGTGTCAGCGTACTCAAACAGATATGCCTTGGGTCACAGGTAAAATAGAACGAATTCAACTAGAGGCAAATCTGGCCAGTCAGCTATCGCCCACTCCGAGTCTGCAACAGGCGGTATTGTATGGTCAATCGGGACTTTGGTACGATCTTTTAACCACCCTGTTTCAACTGAATAAATCAGCCGGTTTGGATAATTTATCCGCCACTGACTCAAATTTATTGAATCAGAATTGGAGCAATTTATTAGGCTCTGTGGGACTGAGTGCGATCGCCCATGAAACCTTGTTAGAGCAACCCTAA
- a CDS encoding CHASE2 domain-containing protein → MNWLLSKINKITPQWRSILLIAPTVTFCVICLKYTGSLQLLEWAILDQFFNWRPAEKVDDRLLIVTVDEQDIASVGQWPLSDAILAEVIQTINRHNPAGIGLLFYRDLPVEPGHQTLAQVMRSTPNLIGVEKVIGEPVPAPPSLDRIGQVGIVDLLLDADSKVRRVLLSYHNSQGQLQLSIGAQLAINYLKTHGITPQVIKNKNQPDRIQLGKAILEPFTGYNGGYVRANTAGYQILLNYRGGDQIFEKISLTQLLNPEFNSELKAEKISGRIVLIGSTATSLNELFYTPYSSELTTIPKATPGVMIHGNAISHLLSAAIEGRPTIKSWSEFTEIFWIIAWSFIWAIASSWALNREKYPHKLMLQLLKLTLNISLGNCLLFSITYLAFIQGWWLPVIPAAIALTTSTISLKIYQSIQVARDSEKQLIQSLQCLQIGVFLYTKNHEIMYINKTAKKLIQYPPENRICPEEMINFYQLYVAGTDEPYPWENLPVIRALKGESIKVDDIEMRHPDQKLLLEVQGQPILDNQGNILYALVTFQEITQRKQAEKILADYNRTLEIQVAERTAALKESDQRFRQAFEYSAIGICLLSPAGQFLQVNQALCQMMGYSADELLQKHSYDITHPEDIEDNFRYLQQLLSGKEDAFYREKRFIHQNGSIIYGLVSVSLVQDKNNQPLYLIGQVQNITERKKAEIALRQHEAQMNAIVTNTSDGLLILNHQGKISFANPAAGQIFNQPVEELINSEFGIPQDKTFEIYLMGEPCQTKTIEMKIGEYQSQGKSAYIVSLRDISDRKQAELELQKAKEAAEVANRAKSAFLAKMTHEFRTPLHAILGFSRIIQRDGSVSPVHQEYLTIIGRSGQHLLELINDVLDMSKIEAGQVQLNEHPVSLSQLLVSVQEMMQIKARCKNLPLIFDRDAQVPDLVKTDEQKLRQVLINLVGNAIKFTEQGQVLVRLTQISPENSPNLRLCFTVEDTGQGIEPEDFPSLFQPFVQTAAGRHSQEGTGLGLAICQQFIELMGGKITVISRGKKFTPGSAILPAPNPDQGARKSGATFQFEVQVALVESLPLGNRPSSSLTYGAIASNLTATTTLSTSPSCDRVLIADPLVENHRVLTNSLISLNFQVREVTNGKDLIETWSSWQPHLILLHQQIAQINDFEVIRQIRQREKDRLPEFNFDPPTFMMVLITSESKEERSALFSAGANHCIHQSSPTEIILQQIGKSLGVHDLYYTTQPPVKFSPFERDKISDISMVSSSLSWKQQPGSEATLFPNQTCVDELPNNGHQNLLEPESLMVMPHQWISQLYQAARSADQHWIFQLLEELYPINQPLAQELANLVHEFKIDRLIEIIKPLIK, encoded by the coding sequence GTGAATTGGCTACTGTCAAAAATCAACAAAATTACCCCGCAGTGGCGGAGTATTTTATTAATTGCCCCTACCGTAACTTTTTGCGTGATTTGCCTCAAATATACCGGATCTTTGCAACTCTTAGAATGGGCAATTTTAGATCAATTTTTTAATTGGCGGCCTGCGGAAAAAGTGGACGATCGCCTCTTAATTGTCACCGTAGATGAACAAGATATTGCCAGCGTCGGTCAATGGCCTTTATCCGATGCTATTTTAGCAGAAGTGATTCAGACTATCAATCGACATAACCCAGCGGGAATTGGCTTACTGTTTTATCGAGATTTGCCAGTAGAACCGGGGCATCAAACCTTAGCCCAAGTGATGCGATCGACCCCCAATTTAATCGGGGTGGAAAAAGTGATTGGTGAGCCAGTTCCCGCTCCTCCGAGTTTAGACCGGATCGGTCAAGTAGGCATCGTTGATTTATTATTAGATGCGGATAGCAAAGTGCGGCGGGTGCTGCTATCTTATCACAACTCCCAAGGCCAACTACAATTAAGTATTGGCGCTCAATTAGCCATCAACTATCTAAAAACTCACGGCATTACCCCCCAAGTAATTAAAAATAAAAATCAACCAGATCGGATTCAATTAGGTAAAGCGATTTTAGAACCATTTACTGGCTATAATGGCGGCTATGTGCGAGCCAATACTGCGGGGTATCAAATCTTATTAAACTATCGCGGTGGCGATCAAATTTTTGAAAAAATTTCCCTGACCCAACTGTTAAATCCCGAATTTAATTCAGAATTAAAAGCCGAAAAAATATCCGGACGCATTGTGTTAATTGGTTCCACCGCCACCAGTTTAAATGAGTTATTTTACACCCCCTACAGTAGCGAGTTAACGACAATCCCTAAAGCCACTCCTGGGGTGATGATTCATGGGAATGCGATCAGTCATCTTTTGAGTGCCGCCATTGAGGGGCGACCAACCATTAAGTCTTGGTCAGAATTTACGGAAATTTTTTGGATCATTGCTTGGTCATTTATCTGGGCGATCGCCAGTTCATGGGCATTAAATCGGGAAAAATATCCCCATAAGCTGATGCTGCAATTGCTGAAACTTACCCTGAACATTAGTCTAGGTAATTGTTTGTTATTTAGTATCACTTATTTAGCCTTTATACAAGGCTGGTGGCTGCCGGTGATTCCTGCCGCGATCGCCTTAACCACCAGCACCATTAGCCTAAAAATTTATCAATCAATTCAGGTAGCACGCGATAGTGAAAAGCAGCTAATTCAATCCTTACAATGCTTACAAATTGGTGTTTTTTTATATACAAAAAATCACGAAATTATGTATATTAATAAAACAGCAAAAAAGCTGATTCAATATCCCCCTGAAAATCGCATTTGTCCGGAAGAAATGATCAACTTTTATCAACTCTATGTCGCCGGAACTGACGAGCCATATCCTTGGGAAAATCTCCCAGTAATTCGAGCGTTAAAGGGCGAAAGCATTAAAGTTGATGATATTGAAATGCGTCACCCAGACCAAAAATTACTCTTAGAAGTCCAAGGTCAGCCAATCTTGGACAACCAAGGCAATATCCTTTATGCCTTGGTGACTTTTCAAGAAATTACTCAACGCAAACAAGCGGAAAAAATCTTAGCCGATTATAATCGCACTTTAGAAATCCAAGTAGCCGAAAGAACGGCAGCTTTAAAAGAAAGTGACCAACGATTTAGACAGGCTTTTGAATATTCCGCGATCGGGATTTGTCTGCTGTCACCAGCGGGGCAGTTTTTACAAGTCAATCAGGCTTTATGTCAGATGATGGGCTACTCTGCCGATGAGTTGCTGCAAAAACATTCTTACGATATCACCCATCCTGAAGACATCGAAGACAACTTCAGATATTTGCAACAACTCTTATCGGGAAAAGAAGATGCTTTTTACCGAGAAAAAAGGTTTATTCATCAAAATGGTTCAATCATTTATGGCTTAGTTAGCGTCTCTTTGGTGCAAGATAAAAATAACCAACCGCTGTATTTAATCGGTCAAGTGCAAAATATTACGGAACGGAAAAAAGCAGAAATTGCCCTCAGACAGCATGAAGCCCAGATGAATGCGATAGTCACCAATACCTCCGACGGTTTATTAATTTTAAATCACCAAGGAAAAATTAGCTTTGCTAATCCAGCGGCTGGGCAAATCTTCAATCAACCAGTAGAGGAACTAATTAACTCAGAATTTGGCATTCCTCAAGACAAAACCTTTGAGATTTATTTAATGGGAGAGCCTTGTCAAACTAAAACCATCGAGATGAAAATTGGCGAATATCAATCCCAAGGAAAATCCGCTTATATTGTCTCCTTAAGAGATATTAGCGATCGCAAGCAGGCGGAACTAGAGTTACAAAAAGCCAAAGAAGCTGCTGAAGTTGCCAACCGAGCCAAAAGTGCATTTTTAGCCAAGATGACCCACGAATTCCGCACCCCTTTACACGCTATTTTAGGTTTTAGCCGAATTATTCAGCGGGATGGGTCTGTGTCACCAGTGCATCAAGAATATTTAACCATTATCGGTCGCAGTGGCCAACATTTGCTGGAACTGATTAATGATGTATTGGATATGTCGAAAATTGAAGCAGGGCAAGTCCAATTAAATGAACATCCGGTAAGCTTAAGTCAGCTATTAGTCTCTGTCCAGGAAATGATGCAGATTAAAGCTCGATGCAAAAATTTACCGCTGATTTTTGACCGGGATGCTCAGGTGCCGGATTTGGTGAAAACCGACGAACAAAAATTACGTCAAGTTTTGATTAATCTGGTAGGAAATGCGATTAAGTTTACGGAACAAGGCCAAGTCCTTGTCCGACTGACCCAAATCAGCCCGGAAAATTCGCCCAATCTGCGATTATGCTTTACGGTAGAAGATACTGGACAGGGAATTGAACCGGAAGATTTCCCCTCATTGTTTCAACCGTTTGTGCAAACCGCCGCAGGTCGCCATTCTCAAGAAGGTACGGGTTTAGGGCTGGCCATTTGTCAACAATTTATTGAGTTAATGGGGGGTAAAATCACTGTTATTAGTCGAGGGAAAAAGTTTACCCCTGGATCGGCAATTTTGCCCGCACCAAACCCCGACCAAGGTGCGCGAAAGTCGGGAGCGACTTTTCAGTTTGAAGTGCAGGTGGCTTTAGTGGAAAGTCTGCCCCTTGGCAACCGACCGTCCTCCAGCCTCACTTATGGGGCGATCGCCTCAAATCTCACGGCGACAACAACCCTATCGACTTCCCCATCCTGCGATCGCGTCCTAATCGCCGATCCCCTAGTCGAAAATCATCGAGTTTTGACTAACTCCCTGATTTCCCTAAATTTTCAAGTTCGGGAAGTCACTAATGGCAAAGACCTGATCGAAACCTGGTCGAGTTGGCAGCCACATTTGATTTTACTCCATCAGCAAATTGCTCAAATCAATGACTTTGAAGTGATTCGACAGATTCGCCAACGGGAAAAAGATCGGCTGCCAGAGTTCAACTTTGATCCTCCAACATTTATGATGGTATTAATCACCAGTGAATCTAAAGAAGAGCGATCGGCTTTATTTTCCGCTGGTGCGAATCACTGTATTCACCAATCCTCTCCCACAGAAATCATTTTGCAGCAAATCGGCAAATCTCTCGGAGTCCACGATCTGTATTACACTACTCAGCCCCCTGTAAAATTTTCACCGTTTGAGAGGGATAAAATCTCAGATATTTCTATGGTTTCATCGAGTCTTAGCTGGAAACAACAACCCGGTTCAGAGGCGACTTTATTTCCTAACCAAACTTGTGTGGACGAACTCCCCAACAATGGACACCAAAATCTCCTAGAACCGGAAAGCTTGATGGTCATGCCTCATCAATGGATTTCGCAGCTATACCAAGCAGCCAGAAGCGCAGATCAGCATTGGATTTTTCAACTATTAGAAGAACTATACCCAATCAATCAGCCCTTGGCTCAGGAGTTAGCCAATTTAGTGCATGAATTCAAAATAGATCGCCTTATTGAAATTATCAAACCTTTAATTAAATGA
- a CDS encoding response regulator has protein sequence MNYHNSQTFKADILVVDDTPENLKLLSAILTESGYKVRPVTNGQRALDAVEMNPPDVILLDILMPEMDGYEVCRRLKQSRNSRDIPVIFLTALNDPASQVKGFEVGAFDYITKPFDEQTVLARIENQLTIQRQKAELQAEIVYRQQLEAQLRYAKDMAEEANRAKSVFIANMSHELRTPMNAILGFAELMKTDPALSADYREYMEIIYESGHYLLSLINGILDLAKIESQSIKVIKETFDLNDLLDHLNAIFTFKASQQNIKFLIERNSELPEKIETDRQKLRQVLINLLGNALKFTKQGQVILRLTVLDFAGTTLKLKGGDLDRPQPTENQQPLTMLFEVIDTGLGIPPEYLSKIFQPFFQTEMGQKIPGGTGLGLSISKKFVEILEGEIIVHSVVNEGSSFQCYLPVMVPKNDRIFQELSKTTSLKYPSEKHRILVVDDDPNNRFLLLEFLNLLDVETRAVENGIQAIAESMVWQPHLIWMDLQMPSMDGYETTKKIRDIQTDLSPKILAMTANLIDLEASTKIQLLFDDLVGKPFNQKIVYDKILAHLGVGCICQLSASEVLASAATEFPEYLSSKSLEFMPTLWLQQIHQAALQSSPSQVMKLLEDIPPSHEQVRERLVGFVQNSQFAQIVELTLSPN, from the coding sequence ATGAATTACCATAACTCTCAAACTTTTAAAGCGGATATTTTGGTGGTTGACGATACCCCAGAAAACTTAAAACTCTTGTCAGCAATTTTGACGGAGTCGGGGTATAAAGTTAGACCTGTAACCAATGGTCAACGGGCTTTAGATGCGGTAGAAATGAATCCACCTGACGTGATTTTGCTGGATATTTTAATGCCAGAAATGGATGGATATGAAGTTTGCCGCCGCCTGAAACAATCCCGAAACAGTCGAGATATTCCCGTAATTTTTTTAACCGCTCTCAACGATCCTGCTTCCCAAGTTAAAGGGTTTGAAGTTGGCGCATTTGACTATATTACTAAGCCATTTGATGAGCAAACTGTTTTGGCGCGGATTGAAAATCAATTAACCATTCAACGGCAAAAAGCTGAACTGCAAGCGGAGATTGTTTATCGCCAGCAGTTGGAAGCCCAATTACGCTATGCCAAAGATATGGCTGAAGAAGCGAACCGGGCAAAAAGTGTGTTTATTGCCAATATGAGCCACGAACTCAGAACCCCGATGAATGCAATTCTCGGCTTTGCGGAATTAATGAAAACCGATCCCGCTTTGAGTGCAGATTATCGAGAATATATGGAAATCATTTATGAAAGTGGTCATTATTTACTATCTTTAATTAATGGTATATTAGATTTAGCCAAAATTGAATCACAATCAATTAAGGTGATTAAAGAAACATTTGATTTAAACGATCTGCTCGATCACCTGAATGCCATTTTTACTTTTAAGGCAAGCCAGCAAAATATTAAATTTTTAATTGAGCGAAATTCTGAGCTTCCTGAAAAAATTGAAACCGATCGGCAAAAACTGCGACAAGTGTTAATTAATTTGCTGGGAAATGCTTTGAAGTTTACCAAGCAAGGCCAGGTCATTTTACGCTTAACGGTACTAGATTTTGCGGGAACGACTTTGAAGCTGAAGGGCGGCGATCTAGATCGGCCGCAGCCAACGGAAAATCAACAACCTTTAACCATGCTGTTTGAGGTGATAGATACGGGTCTGGGAATTCCTCCAGAATATTTGAGTAAAATATTTCAGCCTTTTTTCCAAACTGAAATGGGGCAAAAGATTCCCGGAGGCACCGGGCTGGGTCTATCGATTAGTAAAAAATTTGTAGAAATTTTGGAGGGAGAAATAATTGTTCATAGTGTGGTGAATGAAGGGAGTTCTTTTCAATGTTATTTACCCGTAATGGTTCCCAAAAATGATCGGATTTTTCAAGAGTTGTCTAAAACAACATCCCTGAAATATCCGTCAGAAAAGCATCGGATTTTAGTGGTGGATGATGACCCAAACAACAGATTTTTGTTGCTGGAATTTTTGAACTTATTAGATGTAGAAACGCGAGCGGTAGAAAATGGCATCCAGGCGATCGCCGAATCGATGGTTTGGCAGCCGCATTTGATTTGGATGGATCTACAAATGCCGAGCATGGATGGATATGAAACCACTAAAAAAATTCGGGATATCCAAACCGACTTATCACCGAAAATTTTGGCGATGACTGCCAATTTGATTGACCTAGAAGCATCGACCAAAATTCAGTTACTTTTTGATGATTTAGTGGGCAAACCATTTAATCAAAAAATTGTTTATGATAAAATTTTGGCGCATTTAGGCGTCGGTTGTATTTGTCAACTTTCTGCCTCGGAAGTTCTGGCATCTGCGGCCACCGAATTCCCGGAGTATCTCAGTAGTAAATCTCTGGAATTTATGCCTACTTTATGGTTACAGCAAATTCACCAAGCCGCCTTACAATCTAGTCCGTCTCAGGTGATGAAACTCTTAGAAGACATTCCGCCTTCCCATGAGCAAGTCCGAGAGCGTCTCGTGGGTTTTGTCCAAAATTCTCAGTTCGCTCAAATTGTTGAATTGACCCTGTCCCCGAATTAA
- a CDS encoding ABC transporter permease: protein MDFFESLSMASRTLVANKLRSCLTMLGIIIGNASVIVMVGVGQGAQKLASEQFENLGPNVLFVVPGSRETQNTSLDFPRTLVLADAEAIANQVPSVAAVAPQRQNRQFITYRNKNLQTLVVGTTPEFMAVRSFELDRGRFITDLDVKRNNQVVAIGSDIADRVFGSTDPIGESLRVKGVSFQVVGVMKRKGAFMGVNQDDAIYVPITTMVNRVTGRTSPYGLDLTFISISAVNEASVPAAQFQITNLLRLRHQITTEDDFTVESQKDILQIVGAITGALTIMLAAIAGISLVVGGIGIMNIMLVSVTERTQEIGLRKAIGASEQDILIQFMIEAVILSLAGGLVGTSIGVSGIILVATFTPLKAGISIGAIALATGVSGAIGLFFGVLPAQRAAQLDPIVALRTA from the coding sequence ATGGATTTTTTTGAAAGTCTTTCAATGGCCAGCCGCACCTTGGTGGCGAATAAACTCAGAAGCTGTCTGACGATGTTGGGCATTATTATTGGTAATGCTTCGGTGATCGTGATGGTGGGGGTGGGACAAGGGGCGCAAAAATTAGCCTCGGAACAGTTTGAAAACCTTGGGCCAAATGTGTTGTTTGTGGTCCCCGGTTCGCGAGAAACTCAAAATACCAGCTTGGATTTTCCCCGGACTTTGGTGTTAGCGGATGCGGAGGCGATCGCCAATCAAGTGCCTTCGGTGGCAGCGGTAGCCCCACAACGACAGAATCGCCAATTTATTACTTATCGCAACAAAAATCTGCAAACCCTGGTGGTGGGGACAACCCCAGAATTTATGGCTGTCCGCAGCTTTGAGTTAGATCGAGGCCGGTTTATCACGGATTTAGATGTGAAACGGAATAATCAAGTGGTGGCGATCGGGTCGGATATTGCCGACCGTGTGTTTGGTTCTACCGATCCGATCGGCGAGTCTTTGCGGGTTAAAGGGGTCAGCTTTCAAGTGGTGGGGGTGATGAAACGCAAAGGGGCTTTTATGGGAGTGAACCAAGATGATGCCATTTATGTGCCGATTACCACAATGGTGAATCGGGTTACGGGTCGCACCTCTCCTTATGGCTTGGATTTGACCTTTATTTCTATTTCCGCCGTGAATGAAGCCAGCGTGCCAGCGGCGCAATTTCAAATTACCAATTTACTCAGACTGCGGCACCAAATTACCACCGAAGATGATTTTACCGTTGAGAGCCAAAAAGATATTTTGCAGATTGTCGGTGCGATCACCGGGGCGTTGACCATCATGCTGGCGGCGATCGCGGGTATTTCCCTAGTGGTCGGGGGTATTGGCATTATGAACATTATGCTGGTGTCGGTGACGGAACGCACCCAGGAAATTGGTTTACGCAAAGCGATCGGCGCTTCCGAGCAAGATATTTTAATTCAATTTATGATTGAAGCGGTGATTCTTTCCCTGGCTGGTGGCTTAGTCGGCACCAGCATCGGCGTGAGTGGCATCATCCTGGTGGCCACCTTTACCCCCTTAAAAGCCGGGATTTCTATAGGCGCGATCGCCTTAGCCACGGGAGTCTCAGGGGCGATCGGTTTATTTTTTGGGGTGCTACCTGCCCAACGGGCTGCCCAACTCGATCCCATCGTCGCCTTACGCACCGCCTAA
- a CDS encoding amidase, whose amino-acid sequence MNATDLAFSPALEQAQLIRRKEISPIELTQVYLDRIEQLNPQLGSYFTVTAELATADAIAKTEQLTTLDPGELPPFFGVPISIKDLNPVAGVPCSYGVAALRSQIAGHDDGIVQRLKQAGGIILGKTATSQLGSLPYTEPPGFAPARNPWNLNYTAGGSSGGAASSVAAGLCAIAQGSDGGGSIRGPAACCGVVGVKPSRGRISFAPIGDCLSGIATNGSLARTVTDAAAFLDAVSGYVTGDPYWLPDPHPSFLAAATDANPGGLRIAFASKIPPVGQASPELQQAVLTTAQILDALGHTLEPAGLDFSGLIEPFVTVWQTSVAFFGIPPEILQPMNQWLLDRANAVNSGQYLQAVAQMQIVARRLVAFFERYDALVLPVYLHPPIAIGQWADLSPEAILQNVINWVAPCPPFNATGQPAIALPMGFDAVNVQQGLPLGVQIIGRPGADSTLLALAAQIEAAKPWHQQRPAIANQ is encoded by the coding sequence ATGAATGCAACCGATTTGGCCTTTTCCCCGGCACTGGAACAAGCGCAACTGATTCGCCGTAAAGAAATTTCGCCCATAGAGTTAACCCAAGTTTATCTTGATCGCATTGAGCAACTAAATCCTCAACTGGGGAGTTATTTCACCGTCACGGCGGAACTTGCCACTGCGGACGCGATCGCCAAAACCGAACAACTGACCACCCTTGACCCAGGCGAACTGCCGCCATTTTTCGGCGTCCCCATCAGTATTAAAGACCTAAACCCCGTTGCCGGTGTCCCTTGTAGCTACGGGGTCGCCGCCCTGCGATCGCAAATTGCCGGTCACGATGATGGGATTGTCCAACGACTCAAACAAGCGGGGGGCATCATTTTGGGCAAAACCGCCACTTCCCAACTCGGCAGCCTGCCCTATACAGAACCGCCCGGATTTGCCCCAGCCAGAAATCCCTGGAATTTAAATTATACTGCCGGGGGTTCCAGTGGCGGCGCCGCTTCCTCCGTAGCCGCTGGCTTATGTGCGATCGCTCAAGGATCTGACGGCGGCGGTTCCATTCGCGGCCCTGCGGCTTGCTGTGGCGTCGTCGGCGTCAAACCGTCCCGGGGTCGGATCAGCTTTGCCCCCATTGGGGACTGTCTCAGTGGCATTGCCACCAATGGATCCCTTGCCCGCACCGTGACCGATGCCGCTGCTTTCTTGGATGCCGTCTCCGGCTACGTCACTGGCGATCCCTACTGGTTGCCAGACCCCCATCCTTCCTTTCTCGCCGCTGCCACCGACGCCAATCCGGGCGGCCTCCGCATCGCTTTTGCCAGCAAGATTCCCCCTGTCGGTCAAGCTTCCCCAGAATTACAGCAAGCAGTGCTAACCACCGCTCAAATACTAGATGCCCTCGGTCATACCTTGGAACCAGCGGGATTGGATTTTAGCGGCTTAATCGAACCCTTTGTCACGGTGTGGCAAACCAGTGTGGCCTTTTTTGGCATTCCCCCTGAAATCCTCCAGCCGATGAACCAATGGCTGCTCGATCGCGCCAATGCGGTCAACAGCGGTCAATACTTACAAGCGGTTGCCCAAATGCAAATCGTTGCCCGTCGATTAGTTGCCTTTTTCGAGCGCTATGATGCCTTAGTCCTGCCAGTGTATCTCCATCCCCCCATTGCCATTGGTCAATGGGCTGACCTCTCCCCCGAAGCGATTTTACAAAATGTAATTAATTGGGTGGCTCCTTGTCCGCCCTTTAACGCCACCGGGCAACCAGCGATCGCCCTGCCAATGGGCTTTGATGCGGTGAATGTTCAGCAAGGTTTGCCCCTGGGAGTGCAAATCATTGGTCGCCCTGGGGCGGACTCCACCTTATTGGCTTTGGCGGCACAAATAGAAGCGGCGAAACCTTGGCACCAACAGCGACCGGCGATCGCCAATCAGTAA
- a CDS encoding response regulator: MNPQKHIGKILIVDDTPYNLKVLSNLLLQKGYEVRQALNGQIALKSVMEEPPDVILLDIIMPDMDGYQVCEQLKACEKTAKIPVIFLTVLDDIEYKVKAWSYGSVDYITKPFYFSEILIRIENQIKISLYQKELRHKNQELEQENQILSQINNRLIKETNELITWIARIYQEIKFPLHLIAQNLERLKTEYLPPLDAPHHANQIFQATLAMEQLINYLVDYACLIAPYNSLELKSISCQTILRETLKNLATEIQLTGATITYSKLPNIRGDRKKIKQLFEYLLRYALTFTRAEVSPEIKVFAEYRECQPEANLPSSSERVSERISEPDIGKKNPNTHGEWRLAIQDNGIGMAAKDLENIFASFPYLDESPEDRSMGMSLLICRKIVESYGGRFWVESTPGLGNCFYFTMPMQ; encoded by the coding sequence ATGAACCCGCAAAAACATATCGGCAAAATTTTAATCGTTGATGATACTCCTTACAATTTGAAAGTTTTATCAAATCTATTACTTCAAAAAGGATATGAAGTACGTCAAGCTTTAAATGGACAAATCGCTTTAAAATCGGTTATGGAAGAACCTCCTGATGTAATTTTGCTGGATATTATCATGCCAGACATGGACGGATATCAAGTGTGTGAACAGTTAAAGGCTTGTGAAAAAACGGCCAAGATTCCCGTAATTTTTTTAACGGTTCTTGATGATATTGAATATAAGGTGAAGGCTTGGAGCTACGGGAGCGTAGATTATATTACTAAACCTTTTTATTTTTCTGAAATTTTGATCAGAATAGAAAATCAAATTAAGATTAGTTTATATCAAAAAGAACTTAGGCATAAAAATCAGGAACTAGAGCAAGAAAATCAGATATTATCCCAAATTAATAATCGTTTAATTAAAGAAACCAATGAACTAATTACCTGGATTGCCCGAATTTATCAAGAGATTAAATTCCCTTTGCACTTAATTGCCCAGAATTTAGAACGCCTAAAAACGGAATATTTACCACCCCTGGATGCCCCGCATCATGCCAACCAGATTTTCCAAGCGACTCTGGCGATGGAACAGCTAATCAATTATCTGGTGGATTATGCTTGCTTGATCGCCCCCTATAATTCCCTGGAATTAAAATCGATTAGCTGTCAAACGATTCTCCGAGAAACCCTGAAAAATTTAGCCACAGAAATTCAACTTACCGGGGCAACTATTACTTATTCAAAATTACCAAATATTCGGGGAGACCGAAAAAAAATTAAGCAGTTATTTGAATATTTACTTCGGTATGCTTTGACGTTTACTCGTGCAGAAGTCTCCCCGGAAATTAAAGTATTTGCTGAGTATCGAGAATGTCAGCCAGAAGCGAATCTGCCCAGCAGTTCTGAGCGGGTTTCTGAGCGGATTTCTGAGCCGGATATAGGCAAAAAAAACCCCAATACTCATGGGGAATGGCGGCTGGCGATTCAAGATAATGGCATCGGCATGGCGGCCAAAGATTTGGAAAACATTTTTGCCAGTTTTCCGTACCTAGATGAATCACCAGAAGACCGATCTATGGGCATGAGTTTGTTAATTTGCCGCAAGATTGTGGAAAGTTATGGAGGACGCTTTTGGGTTGAGTCAACCCCAGGGTTAGGTAATTGCTTTTATTTTACCATGCCGATGCAATGA
- a CDS encoding response regulator, which produces MQRKGYEVFQALDGLTALAKPSEILPDLILLDLKMWGIDGYEVCQKLK; this is translated from the coding sequence TTGCAACGAAAAGGGTATGAAGTTTTCCAAGCCTTAGATGGGTTGACGGCATTAGCCAAACCTAGTGAGATTTTACCGGACTTAATTCTCCTGGATCTTAAAATGTGGGGCATTGATGGTTATGAAGTTTGCCAAAAGTTAAAATAA